A section of the Streptomyces sp. NBC_01408 genome encodes:
- a CDS encoding roadblock/LC7 domain-containing protein, translated as MSQAAQNLNWLITNFVDNTPGVSHTVVVSADGLLLAMSDGFPRDRADQLAAVASGLTSLTAGASRIFEGGAVNQTVVEMDRGFLFLMSVSDGSSLAVLAHPECDIGLVGYEMALLVDRAGSVLTPDLRAELQGSLLN; from the coding sequence ATGAGCCAGGCGGCACAGAACCTGAACTGGTTGATCACCAACTTCGTGGACAACACCCCAGGGGTGTCCCACACCGTGGTGGTCTCCGCCGACGGACTCCTTCTGGCGATGTCCGACGGGTTCCCTCGTGACCGCGCCGATCAGCTGGCGGCCGTGGCCTCCGGTCTGACCTCGCTGACCGCCGGGGCCTCCCGGATCTTCGAGGGCGGCGCCGTCAACCAGACCGTGGTCGAGATGGACCGGGGATTCCTTTTCCTCATGTCCGTCTCCGACGGATCCTCGCTCGCGGTGCTCGCGCACCCCGAGTGCGACATCGGCCTCGTGGGCTACGAGATGGCCCTCCTGGTGGACCGAGCGGGCAGCGTCCTCACCCCGGACCTGCGCGCGGAGCTGCAGGGA